The genomic window AAGAATTCAATGTACCGTTAGTTAGCGGCGCTACAGCTGAAACCAAAGAAGAGCTAGCAACAATCGTTAAAGAACTTGCTGCTGTTGGCGTTGACACTGTAATGGTTATGCCACCGAAAACACAAGCGACTCCAACTGACGAAGAAATGTATGACTACTATGCCCTTTCTACTGCTGCTGCACGCGAAGCTGGCATTAACATCATGCCATACAACAATCCAGATGCAGCCGGTTACCACGCGCTTTCAACTGAGCTTCTACGAAAATTAGCAGAGCTTCCAGAAGTAACAGCGCTAAAAATCTCTACCTCTGATGTATCGGTTATCGAAACACTAACCTTAGAAAACGAAGAGTTAAAAGTGTTAGCAGGTGTTGATACGGTAACTATTCACGCCGGCCTAGCTGGTGCATGTGGTGGTATCACAGGTGTTGGTTGTATTTTCCCGAAAGCTAGCGTAACCATGCAAGAATACGTGAATGCTGGTAACTGGGCAGAGGCAAACAAAATCTCTCGCGCCATGAATTCAATCTCGTACCTTGACGCACAGCCGCTATTGCTTGAATACCTTAAGTTTGCGTTTGGTGTTCACCACGACGACGCTGTTGGCGGTCTTCGTACACTCGGTAAAAAATTAACTGATGAGCAAATTGAAGATGTTCGCGCAAGATACGCCCTTGCAAAAGAACGCCTTGCTGCGATTGATTTGTTAGATTAATCGGCATCGATTTTACGAGATTTAAAAGCCCCGTTCATTCGGGGCTTTTTATTTCCAAAATAAAGCGACCTATTATATGAATCTGAGTAGCTTGACTAAGGAGAAAAATAAAACGCTGATATTATCTTGGGTCTATTATTAGTAATAAGTAAAAAGGCCAGATCTTTTGTAGTAAATAAATAACCAAGAGATGAAAAATGCTATGACAACATACAAATCCTCGAAGCGTCATGTTCACGTCAAACAACTGTTAAGTAAGATGGACCCTGAAATTGCTGCGAGTTTTACTTATAAA from Psychrobium sp. MM17-31 includes these protein-coding regions:
- a CDS encoding dihydrodipicolinate synthase family protein; the protein is METTTTTDWRYTVMPAVFTWLKETDNGLEIDLPATQKYAADILRVQGKGGTRMGGLVGSGTLGENSYLTVEQRLSLLKALSEVAKEFNVPLVSGATAETKEELATIVKELAAVGVDTVMVMPPKTQATPTDEEMYDYYALSTAAAREAGINIMPYNNPDAAGYHALSTELLRKLAELPEVTALKISTSDVSVIETLTLENEELKVLAGVDTVTIHAGLAGACGGITGVGCIFPKASVTMQEYVNAGNWAEANKISRAMNSISYLDAQPLLLEYLKFAFGVHHDDAVGGLRTLGKKLTDEQIEDVRARYALAKERLAAIDLLD